In Amblyomma americanum isolate KBUSLIRL-KWMA chromosome 8, ASM5285725v1, whole genome shotgun sequence, the DNA window ATGTGTACACTTTCTTTTCCTAGATGGATTACAATGTTACTCTACAGTCTGTATTGCAAGTAAAGTAATTGTGGAGCAAGCTGAGTGCGGCTTTACTTGGCGACGGCTAATTGTTAAATTCCTTAAGGATACTTTACACAGCCGCACCTGAGTTACTATTCAATTCCTATGCGTGACCATTACGTGTCGGCAAAGGTGCTATGTAATTGGTGAAAGGCGACTAAAATGCGGCATAAATCATCTTGTGCAGCATTAACATTAATTGCCTAATCATGGAACGCAGAAATGAATTGCTTCCTAGTGTTTTCTAGCAATCGGTACTGCCAGGAAATTAATTTTTTACTTGCCTTTTTTAGCACACACTAACGAAGTTGCTCCCTGAAAATCGCTGTAAGCTCTGCGCTTTCGGCCGGCCTGAGATAGTGGTCATTAGCACTATTGAATAAGTACTGTTGAAGACTTGTGCCGCGAAGCTGTGCTTGCGTGCCTGAAAAAGTGCATTAAAATCCCAATGTAAGAGATAAAAGCTGGTGACGTTGGCAGGATTTGAAACTACACAATGTATTCAATATTAGGCGATTGAATACGATGCAAATCGCCCTGCTGTGTATTTCGTTGTTTCACCTACGCTATTTTGTCCGCCATCAATGTTAAAATTTTTTCAGTTTCATAATATTATGCGCGATATTTTTAGAGCAATCTAACTTGCCAACCGTTCATAATTTCGCGGTTGGGAAAACTGAGCTTCTGCCACCCACGATAAGGAAGTCGAGAGCGGCGCACCGCAGCTGCCTCGGTGCTCCAGGCGCTCCACTGACGCCTCGAAACGGACGACAGGCAGCCGCAGACGACCCCCTTCTTCACGAAGGCCTCGCTCCTCAGCATGGTGCCGCTCTTGAAGTCGAACAATGCGGACCAGTGGACGCCCGCTTTCTTGCGCGGGGGCACCAGGGAGAACGCACTCAGGTTTCCCTTCTCGCTCACCGTCTCAGTGCAACCCTCGTTGGTCACAAGCAGACAAACCCAACACTGTTCTTCATTCGGCCTTGCCATTGTGGTGTTGTTTCTTCGTCTCGTTCACGTGGAGAGCGCATTCGTGCGCTTACATCTTTTGTAGCGCTGGCAGAGAATTGTCCTTTCTTCGTCCTTGCTAAAGGGGCACCTATAAatgagaaaattgacaaaaggtcCTTGATCACTACAGCATCGAAAGCACCCACTAAACCTAGTGAAATCGTAGGAAAATTGCAAATGAATAGATGCTCAAAGTTCGCGGCCATGACGGATACAGCTGAACCCACATACAGCCAGCCGAACCTGACGGCAGCGCGGGTTGCGTTCGTTACATCGGAAGTTTCCAGTAACTGGACTGCAAACTAGACCTTTACGGTGGTTCCAAGCTCTCAAGAGCAGTCGCATACCCCTCGCTGTTAGCGCTGCTACCCACAAACTGCTTTGGGGAAGCGCTATAACTATTCGCGCTGGAAGCCTCCATGGCGGCTGGTTGTAGGTCGGCATCCTCGTCATCGCCTCTATCATATTCTTGGCACTCAGACAGTGTTCGTAGTTACAACTCTGTAATACGTTTGTCAGTCAATGAATGTCCGATGTCTGCGTCATCACCGGCAACATCAGGTCGATCTAGTTGTGCATCGACGACGCGTTGCCACAAATCTATACACGCGTCCAATGATGTGGGCGTTCGACAGTGCCCGCTGTAGTTTATGGGATTACAAACTGTGTCTTTGAGAAATAATTCTTGGCCACTGCGCAGTAATTTCAACCCACAAAAATTTATTCCACGGCGGGGAACAGAGTTACCCAAGCTGTGACGTCGACATCACGTCAGTCAATTGCTATCAGTATGCACTGGTCAGGAGGAGCCGTCTGGTTCGTCGAGTTCGGTGGCAGAAGAGCGTGGTGACCGCAGTCGGAGAAAGCAGCATGTGATGCTCCACACGGTTTTCGACCACGGACAGGccgttcctgttttttttcttctgtgctaCTCGGCGAACAAGTCACCTGTCATCCCCTTGCCCCCTCTAAGTAGCGGCACACCTGTCGAAAACAAAATTCGCTCATCGCCCAGCCGCTTGTGTCGTGCGCACGAGCGCGTAGCTGTCACTGTAGCGTGACTTGCTAGTCTTCCCGAGGACGCACGCGCCTACTCGCAACCGTCCATTGGTCGTGCATAAAAGACGTTTACGCGTAGCTTGTGcactttaacgcgacagcatatACAACTCATTcgttcgaaaagccgtcggcgtagtagtagtcggcaccgcgtgtcggaaataatcgggggctccGTAAACAAAAATCGTATCAtgataatttgtggttctagCGATTGGTGTTTGACAGGTTATGTCGATTTAACAAAATCATTGTAATGGACTAATTCAGTaataatataaatgaaaaaaagtgaaaaaaggggGTTCGAAGGTGTAATAATGCTCAGACTGAAAAGCCAATGCTGGATGATGCAAATTAAGAAAtgtaaaatgaaaaatgcgttcaacggTATCAAACTGCTCGAAATGGAAAGcataacccactacgctatcgcgtcataccatcaaggcggggcttaagtgtcgTCTGAAATTTTTAACCAGCGCCAGGCGCCGCCTTTTACGGCACGCATATTTCACGGCTTCATCTGTCGAAAAGTTTCACCGGCATTCtgtacatgcatttttttttgcttttaaggGGTCGCATTGTTGTTTTCTTAGATAGGAGGAGGAAGGGGTGTCATAGAGGCCAAGAGGAGTTCTTCGCTCTCCGCACCTGAGAGAAACCAGGGTTTCCGACTACGGTGACTGTGTTACAAAGCGTccccgttcgctgtaaccgagttATGCGGCCACACTTACTCGTTGTATCTGAGATGCGATGCCGTAGGCCTAATACATATTTTGGTGGTATCCCCACTCtagttcgtaataagcgagcgttcgttataactgcggcgCTTATGAGTGGGCTCGGCTGTATATTACAAACGGCACTTTGGTTAAATAAGTGTTGAGAGTTAACTTGAAAATGTCACTTTCCTTCGCTTTCAACAGAAGTCACTGTCAGACTAAATGACACATCTTGTTATGTGCTACCATTACGACCACTGTTTCTTTTGGAGAATAAGGCGGCACAATATGGGAAGTCCGTTTAGACTCGATCCAACTTCTTTAGTTTTGCGATAATGCATCAAGCATTGCCAATCACTCTGTTCCCTCTTCGGTATTGAGTCAAGAGTACAAATGGCATTGGCGTGGCTAAGCGTGAGCGAAACAAAAAAAGCCAAGCattgaaacagaaaaaaagatgCGGTATTTTACCTGTCTAGATTATCATTTATGCAAATCTATTTTATTCCTGGACAACCCCAAAAGGAGATCTGGTTCAAGTTGAAAGCGTAATTATCAACAGCGCAAGTATGAACGTGACCTTGTGGCTGCCAAACAAAATAAGCAGCTTTCTTAAACCGTTCTCTTAAAAAAAGCAATTGAAATCGTACTGAACTGGACCTCAAGCCTGGGGCTTCAGCTGGTCCGGCACTGCCACTCCATAGCTCTGACAAACAAAACTTTCTTGCACTGGTAATCATGAAACGCATTTGGGTACCACCATTGTGTCTGTAATGAAGTTTGCACAGCGCCCCACTTGTGGCCGCCGCATTATCCACACTTACGCACAGTAACAGGCGACGCACTTCAAGCCCGAATGCGCATCTTCATGACTGGAGCACATAAAAAGGGGGCAACGAAAATAAGACAAAAGACAGTTCACTAGTCTAATTCCTCAAGAACATCCCTCCACTGGAACATCGAGTGGGCAAAAAGCATTGCTTCGGAAACAATGAGTTCAACATTACCGTCCAGCACGCGCGTTTTACGCAGGCTGGGCAAGAGAAGAGGAAAATCAAGTAAAATGTTGATTAGGACGAGGCGCCGTGATATATAGCAGGAGGGAATAGGTTTGAGCGTGTTGGTTAACTGCTACGCAGAAAGTATAGCGCATTAACTACAGAGGACGAGGGAGGCGCAGGTGGCACGTGGCAATTTTGTCCTTCTTGTTTCCCCTTGCGGACCGGAGGTGCGTATGTATGCTCCCTGAactgcaataaacttttgttgaaagTAGCACTTATCCTGCCCTTGCCTCATCCTCAGTAGATACCGGGCTATGATTTCTGCGCAAAGATATGGGGGGTTGAGGGGATATAAAATGGAGTTTCTTTTAAATATTTTTCTCTGCAATGCTGTAGCCTAAGGGCTGCTCTTTGGAGTCTTTAATATAAGAAAATTTACTTTCTTATTTATTGTATCGCATCAAAAGCACGCAATGGCCTGTATGCAGATGTTTCAAACGTTGTgtattgccccaggacgcgtgatGCACACCGCACAATTtatatatgtgcagtaaataatttattcTTGCATTCTTTATGCTGAGCGATTTCGATAtcggtttctgagcgccggggtgtgctgcgacgtcacgatcagggaagagcagACGCCCCGGTCACATGGGTCCCAAAATGTAGTGACGCATGTATCgtggcgtcgtctgctctcgcgcacatgctgtgcatagcagcgcctttcgaaatcataAGCCGACAAACTTGGTCGGTACAGAGAATCTGCGATATGCTAAGAAAAACCAAACGAGCGAGGAACGAAACTGAGCCCTtaaaccaagcggctcgcttcggtCATCTCAATCGGCATACCGCGTATGCCAGCACAGTTTCTGCGTTGTATTTAGCTTTGCCGAACCGACGCCTATGCTCAGTGGACGTTTGTGTCTgtggcccgtagctgaccctggtcacGTTACAGAGGCACGATGCCCCACTTTTCCTGccgaccaatacccgtctctTTCCTCACTTCCCTCCGCCCGGGCTACGAGACTTCTgagggtcccgtggctgctgattacgaGATCTGTTGCTTTTTCAGCAAGTAGTCCATGCActcgctaaatgaatgcttccaggCAATTGCACAGGATTCAGCATTTACTGCACGGGTACGTAACTGCCCTaggaatgcgcccatgacgacgactgcacctcggcgctacttttgtttacacATACCTACATATGTATACAGGCAGCAAGTGCGCGTTAGTTCGGCATGAAATGCAAGCTGTGTTCTATTTAGGTTGGACAAGGTCTTCTCTTTTGCGCCGGTTGTGCGTTTACTTGTTTGTgcagtgcgataactttgcaagaatTGCCGAAGAAGAATAGGAGCGCCAGCCTGGTCTTTTCACACATAAGCGTGATTCCAACACGGTAGGAAATACTTCTGTGATATGTGCTTGCGTGTGGATAAAAATGCACCTATGGGGTGGAAACTGAGCACGCGCCTCCCGTTCAAAAGGACCGAGCTCCGGATCGCACTGCTGATGCTAATCGTCAccggattttttttaaaaaaaagatgtGAGCGCCGATGGGACTGAATAACCAGGCCTGGGTTGCGACCTGATCTCGCGGCCAGTTCTGACAACCCACACTGTCTCCAGAAACGAATTTGCCGTCCCTGGTGTTGTACTTCGCCGCAACTGCTTATATGAATACATGAATTAACCGCCTGCCCTCATCCCCCGTGGCAGAgtagcaactgaccaaggcgccTATTGTACCTGTTACGCAGCAGAAGGAGCTAAGGACTTGTGGCCCCGGACAGATGGCCATATAAAATTGAACCTGGCAGCGTTCAACGTTAATACTTCACACATTGAGGCTACCCTAGAATCGCGataatacgggctggttggtacatctTGACGGAAAAGAAGTAACCGCGCTTTTTAAACACTGGACAGACAGCGAGCCAGGTGTCTGTCTCGTTCTCTGTTCTGTCTTCAAAATGCGCTGCTACTTCTTTTCCCTCAGGCTAGCCTAGTAGTGCTGTTTGAAGAAGTAAACGGTATTAGGTGGGGTGTCATaaggcttagtgaagttaggaggaccgaGCAAACAGATGCACTGCTAATAGCCGGGCATGTACTAAGCTATCGGGGTTTAGCGGACAGACGGGAACGGTGTTAGATCGCTGTTTAATTATACATAGGTGGTAACGTAGAGGAACTCTGTAGCATTAACGAGACATAAGCAGTTATCGCTTAACATAAGGTACAAATTAAAGGTGGTAAAGACCTACGTGCCTACATCCGATCTTGATAGCCAGGCAGTCGAAACCAATATGA includes these proteins:
- the LOC144101987 gene encoding uncharacterized protein LOC144101987, with translation MARPNEEQCWVCLLVTNEGCTETVSEKGNLSAFSLVPPRKKAGVHWSALFDFKSGTMLRSEAFVKKGVVCGCLSSVSRRQWSAWSTEAAAVTVYDGALCSGAIYNAFIETAADRTSHGSGAECNLWLLDLFVKMGIPVLDEAWKLAQQTKDGADVTVVDKHVRDVINTLRICYKKKWQS